In Planctomycetota bacterium, a genomic segment contains:
- a CDS encoding oligopeptide transporter, OPT family, giving the protein MDELKRDNTSKHNNKHEFTPYITSERNIPEFSVRAIILGVILAIVFGAANAYVGLKVGMTVSASIPAAVISMTILRGVLKKGTVLENNMVQTIGSSGESLAAGVIFTIPALIFLGFAPSILEIFIMSALGGCLGILFMIPLRRYLIVREHNTLPYPEGTACAKILVAGEQGGTKALLVLGGALTGGVYKFLLKGLGLWKDEVFCNIKLNQQPLVQSTLSAEVSPVLLGVGYIIGPRIAALMLSGAVLGWFVLIPIIQYIGSGFAEALAPATKPINQLETIELWSFYIRYIGAGAVLLGGIVSLFKALPIIIQSIKQSIKNIIPSSASAGEMRTDRDMPIKYVLLISILVIIATFIYLVVYKNSIGISVSLGMGLISILLIILFGGVFVTVAARIVGIVGSSSSPVSGMTITTLIAISLIFVAFGWTDKSGMLVAMSIGAIVCIAVCMSGDISQDLKTSYLVGATPYKIQIAEFIGVLAPAIVIAGLLLFLSNTGKLGSSELKAPQASLMKMIVEGVFGGHLPWVLILIGAFIGLCVELLGISSLPFAIGLYLPFSLSAPIMIGGIIAWIISLRTKSSENDNERGVLFSSGLVAGDALMSIIIVFLPYIVINTKPISELLNIRGAIHDSGWENLLGFGIFMALAVFLFFIVKTHKNTTPPAAL; this is encoded by the coding sequence ATGGACGAATTGAAACGAGATAACACATCAAAGCATAATAACAAACATGAATTTACCCCTTACATTACAAGCGAACGTAACATTCCGGAATTCAGCGTCCGGGCAATTATCCTGGGAGTTATCCTGGCAATCGTCTTCGGTGCGGCGAACGCATATGTCGGGTTGAAGGTAGGCATGACCGTTTCCGCCTCCATCCCAGCGGCGGTTATTTCCATGACAATCCTGCGTGGCGTCCTTAAAAAAGGCACCGTCCTGGAAAATAACATGGTCCAGACCATCGGCTCTTCCGGTGAATCACTCGCCGCCGGAGTCATCTTCACCATCCCGGCGCTTATCTTTTTAGGCTTCGCCCCGTCTATTTTGGAAATATTCATCATGTCCGCATTAGGCGGTTGTTTGGGAATACTTTTCATGATTCCGTTAAGGCGCTATCTCATTGTCCGCGAGCATAATACACTGCCCTACCCTGAAGGCACCGCCTGCGCAAAGATACTGGTCGCCGGTGAACAAGGCGGCACCAAGGCGTTGCTGGTGCTTGGCGGCGCTCTGACAGGCGGCGTATATAAATTCCTGCTGAAAGGATTGGGATTGTGGAAAGACGAAGTCTTCTGTAATATCAAGCTCAATCAACAGCCTTTGGTACAATCAACTTTATCTGCGGAAGTCTCACCCGTTCTTTTAGGCGTCGGCTATATCATTGGTCCGCGTATTGCGGCTTTGATGCTTTCCGGAGCGGTTTTGGGATGGTTTGTCCTTATACCGATTATCCAGTATATCGGAAGCGGATTTGCCGAAGCCCTGGCGCCAGCCACCAAACCCATCAACCAGTTGGAAACAATCGAATTATGGAGCTTTTATATACGCTATATCGGAGCCGGCGCAGTCCTTTTGGGAGGAATTGTCAGCCTGTTTAAAGCATTGCCGATAATCATCCAATCAATAAAACAAAGCATTAAGAATATAATTCCCTCATCTGCTTCTGCCGGCGAAATGCGGACGGACCGGGATATGCCGATTAAATACGTCCTTTTAATCTCCATTCTTGTCATCATCGCAACTTTCATCTACCTGGTAGTTTACAAAAACAGTATCGGGATAAGCGTATCACTCGGCATGGGATTAATAAGCATCCTCTTGATTATCCTCTTTGGCGGGGTTTTCGTTACGGTAGCGGCGCGGATTGTCGGAATTGTCGGCTCATCATCAAGCCCTGTTTCCGGAATGACCATTACCACATTGATTGCTATTTCGCTTATCTTTGTGGCTTTTGGTTGGACGGATAAAAGCGGAATGCTTGTCGCAATGAGCATCGGCGCGATTGTCTGCATCGCCGTCTGCATGTCCGGCGATATATCGCAAGACTTAAAGACTTCTTATCTGGTCGGCGCTACGCCTTATAAAATACAGATAGCCGAATTTATCGGGGTATTAGCGCCGGCAATAGTCATCGCGGGGCTTCTTTTATTCCTCAGCAATACCGGTAAATTGGGAAGCAGCGAACTGAAAGCACCGCAGGCATCATTGATGAAAATGATTGTAGAAGGCGTATTCGGAGGGCATTTGCCCTGGGTGCTTATCCTGATTGGCGCCTTTATCGGACTTTGCGTGGAATTGTTGGGGATTTCTTCACTGCCGTTTGCCATCGGGCTTTACCTGCCATTCAGCCTTTCCGCCCCCATAATGATAGGAGGAATTATCGCCTGGATAATTTCGTTAAGGACAAAATCATCTGAAAATGACAATGAACGGGGCGTATTATTCAGCTCAGGACTAGTCGCGGGAGATGCCTTGATGTCTATTATTATCGTATTTCTACCTTATATTGTCATAAACACGAAGCCGATATCCGAATTATTAAACATCCGCGGCGCGATACATGATAGCGGATGGGAAAACCTGCTCGGGTTCGGGATATTCATGGCGCTTGCCGTTTTTCTTTTCTTCATAGTAAAAACACATAAGAATACCACTCCGCCCGCCGCTTTGTAA